In Deinococcus aestuarii, a single genomic region encodes these proteins:
- a CDS encoding M12 family metallopeptidase, giving the protein MNRSTGTGHSPGHPLRALTLLGPLLLAACAGSPNPSPTPGGETRQLQLRGKTVRVDVVDEYAVVEGDIIVGKLADLERGRLSPQSVFRDAPLDYRWPGGVVPFTFAASVTASGRQNALAAMRAWEAVTPVRFVPRGVEPDFITFQAGTQADWCFSSIGRQGGEQAVLMTSSGDCSARTLTHELGHTIGLWHEQTREDRSHHINIQWANLRDGLCRSAFEEKRLADGLDIGPYDLNSLMHYDRFTCSANGNPVYDTIPAGKPTNGGESISPGDRAAVDWLHLRRWIVSGGGAGMWRNFGGSDHQAEHLATGDFNGDGRTDLFTVDTSRCLWFVALSQGTVAAPWATLNSGVCQGLDRLVLGDFDGDRRTDVFIAAAGTWYLSRGGAEGWTEWNTSRVDPWQLSFGDFDGDGRTDVFHATGKVWNVSSGGSSGWQRLNASAVKAPNLVFRDFDGDGRTDVFRTTNGTWWMSSGGTGLWEELNTSSVPLRALRFGEFNGDRMTDVYRLNPQGGWLVSYGGTGPWSPLPDSLRLPPFTAQPSGFVFGDFDGDGTRDVLGTLR; this is encoded by the coding sequence ATGAACAGATCCACCGGAACAGGCCACTCCCCCGGGCACCCCCTCCGGGCCCTGACCCTCCTCGGGCCGCTCCTGCTCGCCGCGTGCGCGGGCAGCCCGAATCCCTCGCCGACTCCCGGCGGGGAGACCCGGCAGCTTCAGCTTCGCGGCAAGACCGTCAGGGTGGACGTGGTGGACGAGTACGCCGTCGTCGAGGGCGACATCATCGTCGGCAAGCTGGCGGACCTGGAGCGGGGGCGGCTCAGCCCGCAGAGCGTCTTCCGGGACGCGCCGCTCGACTACCGCTGGCCGGGCGGGGTCGTGCCGTTCACCTTCGCGGCTTCGGTGACGGCCTCGGGACGGCAAAACGCGCTGGCCGCCATGCGGGCGTGGGAGGCCGTCACCCCGGTGCGCTTCGTGCCGCGCGGCGTGGAGCCTGACTTCATCACCTTCCAGGCGGGGACGCAGGCCGACTGGTGCTTTTCGAGCATCGGGCGCCAGGGCGGCGAGCAGGCGGTCCTGATGACCTCCTCCGGCGACTGCTCGGCGCGGACGCTGACCCACGAACTGGGGCACACCATCGGTCTGTGGCACGAGCAGACCCGCGAGGACCGCAGCCACCACATCAACATCCAGTGGGCGAACCTACGGGACGGCCTGTGCCGCAGCGCCTTCGAGGAAAAGCGCCTCGCCGACGGGCTGGACATCGGGCCCTACGACCTGAACTCCCTGATGCACTACGACCGCTTCACGTGCAGCGCGAACGGCAACCCCGTGTACGACACCATCCCGGCGGGCAAGCCCACCAACGGCGGCGAGAGCATCAGCCCGGGCGACCGCGCGGCGGTGGACTGGCTGCACCTGCGCCGCTGGATCGTGTCGGGCGGCGGGGCGGGGATGTGGCGCAACTTCGGCGGCTCGGACCACCAAGCGGAGCACCTGGCGACCGGGGACTTCAACGGGGACGGGCGCACGGACCTCTTCACGGTGGACACCAGCCGCTGCCTGTGGTTCGTGGCCCTCTCGCAGGGCACCGTCGCCGCCCCCTGGGCCACCCTGAACAGCGGGGTCTGCCAGGGGCTCGACCGCCTGGTCCTGGGGGACTTCGACGGGGACCGCCGGACCGACGTGTTCATCGCGGCCGCGGGGACGTGGTACCTCTCGCGCGGCGGGGCTGAGGGCTGGACCGAGTGGAACACCTCGCGCGTGGACCCGTGGCAGCTCTCGTTCGGGGACTTCGACGGCGACGGGCGCACGGACGTGTTCCACGCGACCGGCAAGGTCTGGAACGTCTCCTCCGGTGGCTCGTCGGGGTGGCAGCGCCTCAACGCCTCGGCCGTCAAGGCGCCCAACCTGGTCTTCCGGGACTTCGACGGGGACGGACGGACCGACGTGTTCCGCACCACCAACGGGACGTGGTGGATGTCGTCGGGCGGCACCGGGCTCTGGGAGGAGCTGAACACCTCCAGCGTCCCCCTGAGAGCGCTGAGGTTCGGGGAGTTCAACGGCGACCGCATGACCGACGTGTATCGCCTGAACCCGCAGGGGGGCTGGCTGGTCTCGTACGGCGGAACCGGCCCGTGGAGCCCGCTGCCCGACTCCCTGCGGCTGCCGCCCTTCACGGCCCAGCCCAGCGGCTTCGTGTTCGGCGACTTCGACGGCGACGGCACGCGCGACGTGCTCGGC